A genomic window from Bacillus mesophilus includes:
- a CDS encoding methylated-DNA--[protein]-cysteine S-methyltransferase, whose amino-acid sequence MLYYKNIHTLLGIIYIVTSENHVVGVLIGEPQWAEYQKKNQDHLIQGSTKLLEDAVVQMEEYFKGTRMSFDLPLSLSGTDFQKQVWQVLQAIPYGETISYLDVAEKIDKPKAVRAVGQANRANKLPIIIACHRVIGKNKTLTGYAGNKVDLKEKLLQLEGSIEFNLKVNE is encoded by the coding sequence ATGCTATATTATAAAAATATTCATACATTGCTAGGCATAATCTATATTGTTACTTCTGAAAATCATGTGGTAGGTGTGTTAATTGGGGAACCTCAGTGGGCTGAGTACCAAAAAAAGAACCAAGATCATCTTATACAAGGTTCTACTAAACTACTTGAAGATGCAGTTGTGCAAATGGAAGAATACTTTAAAGGTACTAGAATGTCATTTGACTTACCCTTGTCACTATCAGGAACAGATTTTCAAAAACAAGTATGGCAAGTTTTACAGGCTATTCCGTATGGTGAAACAATCAGTTATTTAGATGTTGCTGAGAAGATTGATAAACCGAAGGCAGTTAGGGCTGTTGGGCAAGCTAATAGAGCTAATAAACTACCAATCATTATTGCCTGCCACCGAGTCATCGGAAAGAATAAAACCCTCACTGGCTATGCAGGGAATAAGGTGGACTTAAAAGAAAAGCTATTACAGCTAGAGGGTTCAATAGAGTTTAACCTGAAAGTCAATGAATAA
- the mtnA gene encoding S-methyl-5-thioribose-1-phosphate isomerase, whose amino-acid sequence MTKNFSIPQSVQWKDDHILLLDQQKLPLETVYVELRNIKDVWDAIITLKVRGAPAIGLTAAFGLAMAANSYEELDLTSFHDRLNKDREYLASSRPTAVNLAWALDRLVNKVKNAISVNEAKTTLTHEAIQIQAEDEEVCRQIGINALSLFNDNDKILTICNAGSIATARYGTALAPFYLAKDLGKRLQVFASETRPVLQGARLTTWELMQADVDVTLITDNMAAHTISTKGINAIIVGADRITANGDTANKIGTYNLAILAKAFDIPFYVAAPLSTFDPSLSSGQLIPIEERDAREITHIFGQQIAPAGVKVFNPAFDVTPNELITAIITEKGVLQGNYTEEIKQLFAEKTV is encoded by the coding sequence ATGACTAAGAATTTTTCAATTCCACAATCTGTTCAATGGAAGGATGATCACATACTATTACTTGATCAGCAAAAGCTTCCTCTTGAAACTGTTTATGTTGAATTAAGGAATATAAAAGATGTTTGGGATGCTATTATCACATTAAAGGTTAGAGGAGCCCCCGCCATTGGACTCACTGCAGCTTTTGGACTAGCAATGGCGGCAAATAGTTATGAGGAACTCGATTTAACAAGCTTCCATGACAGATTAAACAAGGACCGTGAATATCTAGCAAGCTCAAGGCCAACTGCTGTTAATTTAGCATGGGCATTAGACCGACTGGTAAACAAAGTGAAGAATGCCATCTCAGTAAATGAAGCAAAAACGACATTAACTCATGAAGCTATTCAAATACAGGCTGAAGATGAGGAGGTTTGTCGTCAAATCGGTATTAACGCTTTGTCACTGTTTAACGATAACGATAAAATCCTAACGATTTGCAACGCTGGTTCGATCGCTACAGCTAGATATGGAACTGCACTTGCTCCTTTTTATTTGGCAAAGGATTTAGGTAAAAGACTACAGGTATTTGCTTCTGAAACTCGTCCGGTACTACAAGGGGCACGCTTAACAACATGGGAGCTCATGCAGGCAGATGTAGACGTTACCTTAATAACTGATAATATGGCTGCCCATACAATTTCTACCAAGGGGATTAACGCAATCATTGTAGGAGCAGATCGAATCACTGCAAACGGAGATACCGCTAATAAAATTGGAACCTATAATCTTGCTATTTTGGCAAAAGCTTTTGATATCCCATTTTACGTTGCAGCACCTTTGTCAACCTTTGACCCATCATTATCCTCCGGTCAGCTGATCCCGATTGAGGAGCGCGATGCAAGAGAAATCACACATATATTTGGTCAACAAATTGCACCAGCTGGGGTTAAAGTATTTAACCCAGCCTTTGATGTAACACCAAATGAATTAATTACAGCGATTATTACAGAAAAAGGTGTATTGCAAGGTAATTATACAGAAGAAATCAAACAATTATTTGCAGAAAAAACAGTCTAA
- a CDS encoding B12-binding domain-containing radical SAM protein has product MNTVLTTLNAKYIHTNLAIRCLRAYVEPEHQVHMVEYTIKDPSINIVTDLFKYKPDVIGFSCYIWNIEETIKVIGMIKKINPEVTIILGGPEVSYDITYWLERLQDVDYIVIGEGEETFKQLLTHLKTGEFSLTDIHGVAYRKEQKVIVNPQRNKLNLQESPSPFKFEEDLPHLSKRVTYIETSRGCPFSCQFCLSSIEVGVRYFNKDKVKEDIRFLMQNGAKTIKFVDRTFNISRSYAMEMFQFLIDEHLPGTVFQFEITADIMRPEVIQFLNENAPAGLFRFEIGVQSTNDATNELVMRKQNFQKLTRTVTMVKEGGKIDQHLDLIAGLPDENYDSFKKTFNDVFELRPEELQLGFLKMLRGTGLRIRAEQHDYVYMDHSPYEILKNNVLSFEEISQIKQVEDVLEKYWNDHRMDYTVEYLVTSVFPTPFDFFQEFGMYWDEMGWGRIGHQLEDLFQRLWSFLLNRVDANTSIIHSLMKLDYLRGQKYKPRKPWWDDLLEKEDRGDYYRQLIALPSLLGKNFEELQLTEKDLYKHTVLEVIHFDLNYYLQLGELKEEPSLLLAYFNPKDQNTYLYSVALRKIAEVNV; this is encoded by the coding sequence ATGAACACTGTTTTAACCACCTTAAATGCAAAATATATTCATACAAATCTTGCTATAAGATGTTTACGTGCATACGTAGAGCCTGAACATCAAGTTCATATGGTTGAATATACAATAAAAGACCCTTCTATCAACATTGTCACGGACCTTTTTAAATACAAGCCTGATGTAATAGGGTTTAGCTGTTATATCTGGAATATTGAAGAAACGATTAAAGTAATTGGCATGATAAAAAAAATCAACCCTGAGGTTACAATTATCCTAGGTGGCCCTGAAGTGTCATACGATATTACTTACTGGCTAGAAAGACTTCAGGACGTTGATTATATAGTTATTGGTGAAGGTGAAGAAACGTTTAAGCAACTTTTGACTCACTTAAAAACCGGTGAGTTTAGCTTAACCGATATACATGGTGTAGCGTACCGAAAAGAGCAAAAGGTGATTGTAAATCCACAACGAAACAAGTTAAATCTTCAGGAGTCACCTTCTCCCTTTAAGTTTGAAGAGGACCTTCCTCACTTATCAAAACGAGTAACCTATATAGAAACAAGTAGAGGCTGTCCCTTTAGCTGTCAATTCTGCTTATCTTCTATAGAAGTGGGTGTTCGTTATTTTAACAAAGATAAAGTGAAAGAAGATATCCGTTTTCTTATGCAAAATGGTGCTAAAACCATTAAGTTTGTAGATAGAACTTTCAACATTAGTAGAAGCTACGCTATGGAGATGTTTCAGTTCTTAATCGACGAACATCTACCTGGTACTGTCTTTCAGTTCGAAATCACAGCCGACATTATGCGACCTGAAGTCATTCAATTCTTAAACGAAAATGCTCCTGCTGGATTGTTTAGATTTGAAATTGGTGTTCAGTCTACCAATGATGCCACAAATGAATTAGTTATGAGGAAACAAAATTTCCAAAAGTTAACTCGTACCGTCACTATGGTTAAAGAAGGCGGAAAAATTGATCAGCATTTAGATCTCATTGCAGGACTTCCTGATGAGAATTATGATTCATTCAAGAAGACTTTCAATGATGTGTTCGAACTTAGGCCCGAGGAACTACAGCTTGGCTTTTTAAAGATGCTTCGTGGAACAGGTCTCCGTATTCGTGCTGAACAGCATGATTATGTATATATGGATCACTCTCCATATGAGATATTGAAAAATAATGTATTATCTTTTGAAGAAATTTCTCAAATCAAACAGGTTGAGGATGTGTTAGAAAAATACTGGAATGATCATCGAATGGATTATACAGTAGAATACCTGGTAACATCTGTATTCCCTACTCCCTTCGACTTCTTTCAGGAGTTTGGAATGTATTGGGATGAAATGGGTTGGGGAAGAATTGGTCATCAATTAGAGGACCTATTTCAACGTTTATGGAGCTTCTTGTTAAATCGTGTTGACGCGAACACTTCAATCATTCATAGTCTTATGAAGCTTGATTATTTAAGAGGTCAAAAGTATAAACCAAGAAAGCCGTGGTGGGATGACCTTCTTGAAAAAGAAGATCGTGGAGACTACTATCGTCAGCTCATCGCTTTACCTTCTCTACTTGGTAAGAATTTTGAAGAGTTACAGCTTACTGAAAAGGACTTATATAAACACACTGTATTAGAAGTGATTCACTTCGATTTAAACTACTATTTACAACTAGGGGAATTAAAAGAGGAACCTTCCCTTCTTTTAGCATATTTTAACCCTAAAGATCAAAACACTTATCTGTATAGTGTTGCCTTAAGAAAGATAGCAGAAGTAAACGTGTAG
- a CDS encoding DedA family protein: MELETALYFVQQYGYIALFLVLWIGFFFMPVPNEVIVMSSGLLIAQDIFSLLPGIITTYLGVVMSLTTLYVLGRFCFHPIQKKLLYKPRFQKYLESASQLIDKHGPLALMIGYYFPGVRHFVPFVIGSNKMSYRVFALYAYGTAAIWTIVFFMIGYFFGGNMDNILKNLFTYGGIVTVSVLTLILFLYIRRKKKYKLKRMEKLS, encoded by the coding sequence ATGGAATTAGAAACAGCTCTTTACTTTGTACAACAATATGGTTATATTGCGTTATTCCTAGTTTTATGGATTGGTTTTTTCTTCATGCCTGTTCCGAATGAAGTAATAGTTATGTCAAGTGGGCTCCTTATTGCACAGGATATATTTTCCCTACTCCCTGGTATAATTACTACCTATTTAGGAGTAGTCATGAGTTTAACTACACTATATGTACTAGGGAGATTTTGCTTTCATCCCATACAAAAAAAGTTATTATATAAACCAAGATTTCAGAAGTATTTAGAGAGTGCTTCTCAATTAATAGATAAACATGGACCTTTAGCCTTAATGATCGGATATTACTTTCCAGGTGTTAGACACTTTGTCCCTTTTGTTATTGGTAGTAACAAAATGAGTTATCGTGTTTTCGCATTATACGCATATGGGACAGCTGCAATTTGGACGATTGTCTTTTTTATGATTGGGTATTTTTTTGGTGGGAATATGGACAATATTCTTAAGAACTTATTCACGTATGGCGGTATTGTTACAGTCAGTGTGTTAACTCTCATATTGTTTCTATATATTAGACGAAAAAAGAAATATAAGCTCAAAAGAATGGAAAAACTGAGTTAG
- a CDS encoding carbon-nitrogen family hydrolase, translating to MNLKVSCIQFDITFGNPEQNFKRMREKIEKAALEQPDIIVLPELWTTGYDLTRLDEIADHEGKETLSFLSQIAKENNVHIVGGSIAKSTDEGVYNTMYIISKDGSLVTEYSKLHLFKLMDEHHYLQAGSSEGLFKLDDINCAGFICYDIRFPEWIRKHTSSGAEVLFVVAEWPAPRLNHWRSLLISRAIENQCYVVACNRAGNDPKNEFAGHSMIIDPWGEIIAEATEVESILSGEISTDKVQSVRKQIPIFLDRRPEFY from the coding sequence TTGAATTTAAAGGTTAGCTGCATCCAATTTGACATAACATTTGGAAATCCTGAACAAAACTTTAAACGTATGCGTGAGAAAATTGAAAAAGCCGCTTTAGAGCAGCCAGATATAATTGTCTTACCTGAGCTTTGGACAACTGGTTATGATTTAACCAGATTAGATGAGATCGCCGATCATGAAGGTAAGGAAACACTATCATTTCTAAGCCAAATAGCGAAAGAAAACAATGTCCATATTGTTGGTGGTTCCATTGCAAAGAGTACAGACGAAGGTGTCTACAATACCATGTACATCATTAGCAAGGACGGTTCACTTGTAACAGAGTATAGTAAGTTACATCTCTTTAAGCTGATGGATGAACATCATTACTTACAAGCAGGATCTAGCGAGGGCTTGTTTAAGCTTGATGATATAAACTGTGCAGGATTCATATGTTATGATATTCGTTTTCCAGAGTGGATTCGAAAGCACACTTCGAGCGGAGCGGAAGTTCTCTTTGTGGTAGCTGAGTGGCCTGCCCCACGATTAAACCATTGGCGCTCTCTTTTAATTAGTCGAGCGATCGAAAATCAATGCTATGTTGTAGCTTGTAACAGAGCTGGTAATGATCCAAAAAATGAATTTGCCGGGCATTCTATGATCATAGATCCTTGGGGAGAAATTATTGCCGAAGCTACAGAAGTGGAATCAATCCTGTCAGGAGAAATATCCACAGACAAGGTACAAAGTGTTAGAAAGCAAATTCCTATATTCCTAGATCGCCGGCCAGAATTTTATTAA
- a CDS encoding chemotaxis protein CheX: MSNNDRITKILNGTIHSVKSVLPMELTISSPSLFQDSVIRSKMSVLIGMTGDVKGRIVIDGSPTTFSTIGEMMYGMQLEGEMLESFTGELGNMIAGNLATNASQNDLIMDITPPTILVGEAKLSGFSKAIRVPITLDSSNNLDVIFMLEG; the protein is encoded by the coding sequence GTGTCAAACAATGATCGCATAACAAAGATCTTAAATGGGACTATACATTCAGTTAAAAGTGTCTTACCTATGGAACTCACTATTAGTAGCCCTTCACTTTTTCAAGATAGTGTGATTAGGTCGAAAATGTCCGTTTTAATAGGAATGACAGGAGATGTTAAGGGGAGAATTGTTATTGATGGAAGTCCAACAACCTTTAGCACGATAGGTGAAATGATGTATGGGATGCAGCTTGAAGGCGAAATGTTAGAGTCATTTACTGGTGAGCTTGGTAATATGATTGCTGGTAATTTAGCAACTAATGCTTCTCAAAATGATTTGATTATGGATATCACGCCTCCCACTATTCTTGTAGGAGAAGCAAAACTCTCGGGATTTAGTAAAGCGATTCGAGTACCTATTACACTGGATTCTTCGAATAATCTTGATGTTATATTTATGTTGGAAGGATAA
- the mtnK gene encoding S-methyl-5-thioribose kinase — protein sequence MTILNQSTYEPLTEDTAVKLALQLSLFDTDAVLKCREIGDGNLNLVFHIKDEINQESIIIKQALPYAKVVGESWPLTLQRNKIEANALKVAANFVPELVPEVYFTDEELAITVMEDLSHLEIARKGLIENHQYPLLSKHIGTYMAKTLFHSSDYALDPKVKKEKVKEFINPELCKITEDLVFTDPFFDHETNNFEEDLLANVHDLWNRTELKLEVAKLKKKFLTNTETLLHGDLHTGSIFASSDETKVIDPEFAFYGPIGFDIGQFIANLLLNAISIQSQKREFLYNHVSTTWSVFTDQFSSLWETEGVEIYTKVPGYLEFTLQEILEDTIGFAGCELIRRTIGLAHVADLDGIVDHGQRIQAKKNALLLGQTLIMNRKNIVSIDDLLQEVRSVIQND from the coding sequence ATGACTATTTTAAATCAATCTACATATGAGCCATTAACGGAGGATACTGCTGTTAAATTAGCACTACAACTTTCCTTATTTGATACGGATGCAGTATTGAAGTGTAGAGAAATTGGGGACGGCAACTTAAATTTAGTTTTTCATATAAAAGATGAGATCAATCAAGAAAGCATTATTATTAAACAAGCATTACCTTATGCAAAGGTTGTTGGTGAAAGCTGGCCATTAACACTTCAACGAAATAAAATCGAAGCAAATGCACTAAAAGTTGCAGCAAATTTTGTTCCTGAACTGGTTCCAGAAGTTTATTTTACAGATGAAGAATTAGCCATTACAGTTATGGAAGATTTGTCACATCTAGAAATTGCTAGAAAAGGGCTTATTGAGAACCATCAGTACCCACTTCTTTCAAAGCATATTGGCACATATATGGCTAAAACGCTGTTTCATTCATCAGATTACGCTCTAGATCCTAAGGTAAAGAAAGAGAAAGTAAAGGAATTCATTAACCCTGAACTTTGTAAAATCACGGAGGATTTAGTATTTACAGATCCGTTTTTTGATCATGAGACTAATAATTTTGAGGAAGATCTTTTAGCTAATGTTCATGACCTTTGGAATCGGACTGAGCTTAAGCTAGAAGTGGCAAAACTTAAGAAGAAATTCTTAACAAATACTGAGACGTTATTACACGGGGATTTGCACACGGGAAGTATCTTTGCAAGCTCAGATGAAACAAAGGTAATTGATCCTGAGTTTGCTTTTTACGGTCCCATTGGATTTGACATTGGACAGTTTATTGCTAATTTATTATTAAATGCGATTTCGATTCAGTCCCAAAAAAGAGAATTCCTATATAACCATGTATCCACTACCTGGTCTGTTTTCACTGATCAATTTTCTTCTTTATGGGAAACAGAAGGTGTGGAGATTTATACGAAAGTACCAGGATATCTGGAGTTTACTCTTCAAGAAATCCTTGAAGATACGATTGGCTTTGCTGGGTGTGAGCTAATTAGACGGACGATTGGATTAGCACATGTTGCAGACTTAGATGGGATTGTTGATCACGGGCAACGCATCCAAGCTAAGAAGAACGCATTATTATTAGGACAAACCTTGATCATGAATCGTAAAAATATCGTTTCAATAGATGATCTACTTCAAGAAGTAAGGAGTGTTATACAGAATGACTAA
- a CDS encoding PAS domain-containing sensor histidine kinase: MSEEQTVLEKQTSYYTLKNENEILLEKVNQYEIMFEQSLDAIVLFKHGLFFTEVNEAACQLFELPKTILTTKSLTQFLLLESVEGLSKQMMLLEMDGSLKGEFTIRVASGKVKYIEFSARKNILQEVDIWILRDVTAKKNLEKQRNLSKKLFMDVYNRAVDGIVIFDRAGKFINCNHSFITSFETTKEELLNAHLHDFVEQEFLFKIDKLWRILDEKEKAQGELPVKLTNGTKKIFEFTTTSNIFDNFYMSIMRDVTDKKLMERKLQKSELRFREIFDAALDAIVIWDQKGRVLRANASASKTFEMSLEQLSTFNIFDFVNKRSEEFINMNKELTETGKVRAELDFFMINGQVKRLEFTTRFRVLDGYNMTIFRNVSETRLMEKELRDSEHKFRQLYDNSLNGFIIIENDGNIVDMNPEAKRIFEIENEIPSSFLTFQDFILSTEQDKEGKWKELLKNSHLHGHFVLDTRIIEYTLSKNIYKNHHLAILHDVTDRKAMEERLRKSDTLNVVGELAAGIAHEIRNPMTALKGFIHLLQGSVKEDFSMYFEVITSELKRIETIITEFLILAKPQAIRYQQQNLVKIIHETIDLLTPQAALENIQFELKVDGKIPEVYCEPNQLKQVFINILKNGIEVMAAGGVIQVKVSPESNQFIKLSFKDQGTGISKDKIKRLGEPFYTTKERGTGLGLMVSYKIIAEHNGRIEVESIEGEGTVFHIYLPITQST; the protein is encoded by the coding sequence TTGTCTGAAGAGCAAACGGTTTTAGAGAAACAGACCTCTTATTATACATTGAAAAATGAAAATGAAATCCTTCTTGAGAAGGTGAATCAATATGAAATTATGTTCGAACAGTCTCTAGATGCGATCGTTCTATTCAAACATGGCCTTTTTTTTACCGAAGTGAATGAAGCAGCTTGTCAGTTATTTGAACTACCCAAGACAATTCTAACTACCAAAAGTCTAACCCAGTTTCTGTTACTAGAGTCTGTTGAAGGACTAAGTAAGCAAATGATGCTACTTGAAATGGATGGTTCTCTAAAAGGAGAATTTACCATTAGAGTTGCAAGTGGAAAAGTAAAATATATTGAATTTTCTGCACGTAAAAATATTTTACAGGAAGTAGACATTTGGATTTTGAGAGATGTTACCGCCAAAAAAAATCTTGAAAAACAACGCAATCTTAGTAAAAAGCTTTTTATGGACGTTTATAACCGTGCAGTAGATGGAATCGTCATATTCGATCGTGCTGGTAAGTTCATTAACTGTAACCATTCCTTTATTACTAGTTTTGAAACTACAAAAGAGGAACTTCTAAATGCACACCTCCATGACTTTGTTGAACAAGAGTTCTTATTTAAAATTGATAAATTATGGAGAATTCTTGATGAGAAGGAAAAAGCACAGGGAGAACTTCCGGTAAAATTAACAAACGGTACAAAGAAAATCTTTGAATTTACCACCACCTCGAATATATTTGATAATTTTTATATGTCTATTATGCGGGATGTCACTGATAAAAAGTTAATGGAAAGGAAGCTACAAAAGAGTGAGCTTAGATTCCGTGAAATTTTCGATGCAGCTCTAGACGCGATTGTGATTTGGGATCAAAAGGGAAGAGTTCTTCGAGCAAATGCATCAGCCAGTAAAACGTTTGAGATGTCCTTAGAACAATTATCTACCTTTAACATCTTTGATTTTGTTAATAAACGTAGTGAAGAGTTTATTAACATGAATAAGGAATTAACGGAGACCGGAAAAGTTAGGGCAGAGCTAGACTTTTTCATGATTAATGGTCAGGTTAAACGACTCGAATTCACAACTAGGTTTCGAGTATTAGACGGATATAATATGACCATTTTTAGGAATGTAAGTGAAACTCGCTTAATGGAAAAGGAATTAAGAGATAGTGAGCATAAATTTAGACAGTTGTATGATAATTCCCTTAATGGCTTTATTATCATAGAAAATGATGGGAATATTGTAGACATGAATCCAGAAGCTAAACGGATCTTTGAAATTGAAAATGAAATACCATCTTCATTTCTTACATTTCAGGATTTTATTCTATCTACTGAACAGGACAAAGAAGGAAAATGGAAGGAATTGTTAAAAAATAGTCATCTTCATGGTCATTTTGTTTTAGATACCAGAATCATTGAATATACATTGAGTAAAAATATTTATAAAAATCATCACTTAGCTATTCTGCATGACGTGACTGATCGAAAGGCAATGGAGGAAAGACTTCGAAAGTCTGATACGTTAAATGTTGTCGGGGAGTTAGCAGCGGGAATTGCACATGAAATTAGAAACCCTATGACAGCATTAAAAGGTTTTATCCATCTGTTACAAGGGAGCGTTAAGGAAGACTTTTCTATGTATTTTGAAGTCATTACATCTGAACTCAAAAGAATCGAAACGATTATTACTGAATTCTTAATACTAGCAAAACCACAAGCAATTCGTTATCAGCAGCAAAATTTGGTAAAGATTATCCATGAAACAATTGATTTACTAACTCCGCAGGCTGCTCTAGAAAATATTCAATTTGAATTAAAAGTAGACGGGAAAATACCAGAAGTTTATTGTGAGCCAAATCAGCTAAAGCAGGTATTTATTAATATTCTAAAGAATGGTATTGAAGTAATGGCTGCAGGTGGTGTCATTCAGGTGAAGGTTTCTCCTGAATCCAATCAATTTATAAAACTATCCTTTAAAGACCAGGGAACAGGTATATCCAAAGACAAGATAAAGAGACTAGGAGAACCGTTTTATACGACAAAAGAGCGTGGAACTGGACTTGGATTAATGGTGTCATATAAAATAATAGCTGAGCACAATGGTCGGATAGAAGTGGAGAGTATAGAAGGCGAAGGAACTGTCTTCCATATATATTTACCGATTACGCAATCTACTTAG
- a CDS encoding pyridoxal phosphate-dependent aminotransferase has protein sequence MKTFEQSDILKKLPTQFFATLVGKVNKVIAQGHDVINLGQGNPDQPTPEHIVKSMQEAVTNPLHHKYSQFRGQPFLKEAIVTYYEREYGVKLDPEKQVAILFGGKAGLVEVPQCLLNEGDIALVPDPGYPDYWSGVELAKAKMELMPLRAENRFLPNYDELDPAILDQAKLMFLNYPNNPTGAVATKEFFEETVQLANKHNLCVVHDFAYGAIGFDGKKPISFLEIDGAIDTGIEIYTLSKTYNMAGWRVGFAVGNESVIEAINLLQDHMYVSLFGAVQEAAATALLSSQNCVDELVQKYESRRNTFIYELNKIGWKVEAPPGSFFAWLPVPDGYTSVSFSDYLLEKAHVVVAPGIGFGEHGEGYVRVGLLTDEDRLVEAVSRIKELQIF, from the coding sequence ATGAAAACGTTTGAACAATCTGACATACTTAAAAAGTTACCGACTCAGTTTTTTGCTACCCTTGTTGGAAAAGTTAATAAGGTAATTGCCCAAGGACATGATGTTATAAATTTGGGACAAGGAAATCCTGATCAACCTACACCAGAGCATATTGTTAAATCTATGCAAGAGGCAGTTACGAATCCTTTACACCATAAATATTCTCAGTTTAGAGGACAACCATTCTTAAAAGAGGCGATTGTTACATATTATGAACGTGAATATGGGGTGAAATTGGACCCAGAGAAGCAGGTTGCTATTTTGTTTGGGGGAAAAGCAGGGTTAGTGGAAGTTCCACAATGCTTGCTTAATGAAGGTGACATTGCATTAGTGCCGGATCCAGGTTATCCAGATTACTGGTCCGGAGTAGAATTGGCAAAGGCAAAGATGGAACTAATGCCTTTAAGAGCAGAAAACCGATTTTTACCAAATTATGATGAACTAGATCCTGCTATTTTAGATCAGGCAAAACTGATGTTTTTAAACTATCCAAACAACCCAACTGGTGCTGTCGCAACCAAAGAATTCTTTGAGGAAACAGTACAACTAGCAAATAAACATAATCTATGTGTGGTTCATGATTTTGCATATGGCGCAATTGGTTTCGATGGTAAAAAGCCAATAAGCTTTCTTGAAATAGATGGTGCGATTGATACAGGAATTGAAATCTACACTCTTTCAAAAACCTATAATATGGCAGGATGGCGTGTCGGATTTGCTGTTGGGAATGAGAGTGTAATAGAGGCAATTAATCTTTTACAAGACCATATGTATGTAAGCCTTTTTGGGGCAGTTCAAGAGGCAGCAGCAACAGCCCTCTTATCCTCACAGAACTGTGTAGATGAGCTAGTACAGAAGTATGAGAGTAGACGTAATACATTTATATATGAGCTTAATAAAATTGGGTGGAAGGTAGAAGCTCCTCCTGGTTCTTTTTTTGCATGGCTCCCTGTTCCAGATGGTTATACATCAGTTAGCTTTTCTGACTATTTGTTAGAAAAAGCTCATGTTGTTGTGGCACCTGGAATTGGTTTTGGAGAACATGGAGAAGGTTATGTGAGAGTTGGGCTACTTACTGATGAGGATCGACTAGTAGAGGCTGTCTCACGTATTAAAGAGCTTCAAATATTCTAA
- a CDS encoding DUF3905 domain-containing protein, whose amino-acid sequence MKKKKVKEKDLEIPFIDETMPHQPDAPVFKGSGVKMEKPFINEHGVVIGDSFYDSPNSPLNKWSEDTDPSIMAGDEWVHPTNDIGWNTAENRELIEKKIPPQGVPFTHPDKDVSYNQD is encoded by the coding sequence ATGAAGAAGAAAAAGGTAAAAGAGAAGGACTTAGAAATTCCGTTCATTGATGAAACGATGCCACATCAACCAGATGCACCTGTATTTAAAGGTAGTGGAGTAAAAATGGAGAAGCCTTTCATTAATGAGCATGGTGTAGTCATTGGTGATAGCTTTTATGATTCTCCAAATTCTCCATTAAATAAATGGTCTGAGGACACTGATCCTTCTATCATGGCTGGCGATGAATGGGTTCATCCTACAAATGATATTGGTTGGAATACAGCGGAAAATAGAGAACTCATCGAGAAAAAAATCCCGCCCCAAGGTGTTCCTTTTACACATCCAGATAAGGATGTTAGTTATAACCAAGATTAG